The Methylobacterium sp. PvR107 genome contains a region encoding:
- a CDS encoding extensin family protein, whose protein sequence is MPGRSPPIRHSASLLARGLLCLGLAAMPVSAGRAAEGPAATVPIPPPVPPERPDTLKPALAPAEAGPPVPPARPAELTPPAASAPKDAAKDTAKPLGGADGAKPEIPTPPPTPPGRPPELSGGAALTLKVAPPDDTACRTRLKRLGVDFEPLTPIAEGQCTAPLPLKVTKFADGVALPQGATLTCRAAEALARWVTEVQVEAERALKHPLTGLELGGSYVCRGQNHDLDAKLSEHAFANAADVMGFTFAGRASIPVKAMAEGSDEAQFLAAIRGKACGFFRTVLGPGTNAAHANHFHLDERERNAGHRLCE, encoded by the coding sequence ATGCCAGGACGTTCGCCGCCGATCCGCCACTCCGCGAGCCTCCTCGCCCGCGGCCTCCTCTGTCTGGGGCTCGCCGCGATGCCGGTTTCCGCGGGCCGCGCTGCCGAGGGTCCGGCGGCAACCGTTCCGATCCCGCCGCCGGTGCCGCCCGAAAGGCCGGATACCTTGAAGCCGGCGCTCGCGCCCGCAGAGGCGGGGCCTCCCGTGCCGCCCGCGCGTCCGGCGGAGCTGACGCCTCCTGCCGCGTCCGCACCCAAGGATGCAGCCAAGGACACAGCCAAGCCCCTGGGCGGCGCAGACGGTGCCAAGCCCGAGATCCCGACGCCGCCGCCGACACCGCCCGGACGGCCGCCGGAACTGTCCGGCGGGGCGGCTCTGACCCTCAAGGTCGCGCCACCGGACGACACCGCCTGCCGCACCCGCCTCAAGCGCCTCGGGGTCGATTTCGAGCCGCTGACGCCCATCGCCGAAGGTCAATGCACCGCCCCGCTTCCGCTGAAGGTCACCAAATTTGCCGACGGCGTGGCGTTGCCGCAGGGCGCGACGCTGACCTGCCGGGCGGCCGAGGCGCTGGCGCGCTGGGTCACGGAGGTTCAGGTCGAGGCCGAGCGCGCGCTCAAGCATCCGCTGACCGGTCTCGAACTCGGAGGATCGTACGTGTGCCGCGGCCAGAACCACGATCTGGACGCCAAGCTCAGCGAGCACGCCTTCGCAAACGCGGCCGACGTGATGGGCTTCACCTTCGCGGGGCGCGCCAGCATCCCGGTCAAGGCGATGGCTGAGGGTTCCGATGAGGCGCAGTTCCTCGCTGCCATTCGCGGCAAGGCCTGCGGATTCTTCCGGACGGTCCTGGGGCCCGGCACGAACGCGGCCCACGCGAACCACTTCCACCTCGACGAGCGCGAGCGCAACGCGGGCCATCGCCTTTGTGAGTGA
- a CDS encoding DUF2267 domain-containing protein, which produces MEELLARVTARTGLDAATAQTAIGHILAFLQKEGPESEVGQLMAALPGSESLVAEANAGEGSGGGLMGMLGGMMGGGVMALGQKLMAAGVPMGQMQPLGQELFAFGREKVGEDAMGPIIGSVPGLNQFV; this is translated from the coding sequence ATGGAAGAATTGCTCGCCCGCGTCACCGCCCGCACCGGGCTCGACGCCGCGACGGCACAGACGGCCATCGGTCACATCCTCGCCTTCCTGCAGAAGGAGGGGCCGGAGTCGGAGGTCGGCCAGTTGATGGCAGCCCTCCCCGGCTCCGAGTCACTGGTCGCGGAAGCCAATGCTGGGGAGGGCAGCGGTGGCGGCCTGATGGGCATGCTGGGCGGCATGATGGGCGGCGGCGTGATGGCGCTCGGCCAGAAGCTGATGGCGGCCGGCGTGCCGATGGGTCAGATGCAGCCCCTCGGCCAGGAGCTGTTCGCCTTCGGGCGCGAGAAGGTCGGCGAGGATGCGATGGGCCCGATCATCGGCTCGGTCCCGGGCCTCAATCAGTTCGTCTGA
- a CDS encoding M3 family metallopeptidase has protein sequence MPDAADAGLLSLPQDNPFREAQWTTPHGLPPFERIRPEHYMPAFEASLAAHAAEIQAIATDPAAATFDNTVGAMERAGHALERVAGVFYNLTGSHTNPELQAIERVIGPKLARHGSAIYLNAQLWARISAVEAQGLGQEERRVLDRYRIRFRRAGAELGPDDKARIAEIAARMSELGTQFSQNLLADESSFTLPLTGEDDLAGLPPFLRAAAESAARERGLDGHVITLSRSLIEPFLVFSTRRDLRERAYAAWTHRGENGGATDNRAIIAEIIGLRAERARLLGFESFAHFALDDTMAASPDAATGLLRDVWTPARTRATAERDRLQATIQAEGHNFALQAHDWRHYAEKVRRAEHDLDESEIKAYLPLERMIQAAFDTASRLFGLTFSELSDVPRYHPDVRVWRIGNPDGSEVGLFLGDYFARASKRSGAWMSAFRSQERLNGTITPIIVNVMNFAKAPEGESTLLSFDDARTLFHEFGHALHGLLSDVTYPLLSGTAVSRDFVELPSQLYEHWLEQPQVLRAHARHHRTGEPMPDALLQKLLAARTFNQGFATVEYTASAIVDMTLHLSAEGEAGLDVPAFEAEALRRISMPAEISMRHRTPHFAHIFSGDGYAAGYYSYLWSEVLDADAFDAFREAGDIFDPETAKRLRTFVYGAGNLRDPREAYTAFRGRMPSIEPLLKKRGLAA, from the coding sequence ATGCCGGATGCAGCTGATGCCGGGCTTCTGAGCCTGCCGCAGGACAACCCGTTCCGGGAGGCGCAGTGGACGACGCCGCACGGCCTGCCGCCGTTCGAGCGGATCCGGCCGGAGCACTACATGCCGGCGTTCGAGGCTTCGCTCGCCGCCCACGCCGCCGAGATCCAGGCGATCGCGACCGATCCAGCGGCGGCGACCTTCGACAACACGGTAGGCGCCATGGAGCGGGCCGGTCACGCCCTCGAGCGGGTCGCAGGCGTTTTCTACAACTTGACCGGCAGTCACACGAATCCGGAGTTGCAGGCGATCGAGCGGGTCATCGGGCCGAAGCTCGCCCGGCACGGGAGCGCGATCTACCTCAACGCCCAGCTCTGGGCGCGCATCTCGGCGGTCGAGGCCCAGGGTCTGGGCCAGGAGGAGCGCCGTGTCCTCGATCGCTACCGCATCCGCTTCCGGCGCGCCGGGGCCGAGCTCGGTCCGGACGACAAGGCGCGGATCGCGGAGATCGCCGCGCGCATGTCGGAGCTGGGAACGCAATTCAGCCAGAACCTGCTCGCCGACGAGAGCAGCTTCACCCTGCCATTGACGGGTGAGGACGACCTGGCGGGCTTGCCGCCGTTCCTGCGCGCGGCGGCCGAGAGCGCCGCCCGGGAGCGGGGGCTCGACGGGCATGTCATCACCCTGTCCCGATCGCTGATCGAGCCGTTCCTGGTCTTCTCGACCCGCCGCGACCTGCGCGAGCGCGCCTACGCAGCCTGGACGCACCGCGGGGAGAACGGCGGCGCGACCGACAACCGCGCGATCATCGCCGAAATCATCGGCCTTCGCGCCGAGCGGGCGCGGCTCCTCGGCTTCGAGAGCTTCGCGCATTTCGCCCTCGACGACACGATGGCGGCGAGCCCCGATGCCGCAACGGGCCTGCTTCGCGACGTCTGGACGCCCGCTCGGACCCGGGCGACAGCCGAGCGCGACCGCCTTCAGGCGACGATCCAGGCGGAGGGTCACAACTTCGCCCTTCAGGCGCACGATTGGCGGCACTACGCCGAGAAGGTGCGGCGTGCCGAACACGACCTCGACGAGAGCGAGATCAAAGCGTACCTGCCGCTGGAGCGGATGATCCAGGCCGCCTTCGATACGGCCTCGCGCCTGTTCGGCCTGACCTTCTCAGAGCTGTCCGACGTTCCGCGCTACCATCCGGATGTTCGGGTCTGGCGGATCGGCAATCCGGACGGCTCCGAGGTGGGCTTGTTCCTGGGCGACTATTTCGCCCGCGCCTCAAAGCGGTCCGGCGCCTGGATGAGCGCCTTCCGCTCGCAGGAGCGTCTCAACGGCACGATCACCCCGATCATCGTCAACGTGATGAACTTCGCGAAGGCGCCTGAGGGAGAGAGCACGCTCCTGTCCTTCGACGATGCGCGGACGCTGTTCCACGAATTCGGCCATGCCCTTCACGGCCTCCTGTCGGACGTGACCTACCCGTTGCTCTCCGGCACCGCCGTCTCGCGCGACTTCGTCGAGCTGCCCTCCCAGCTCTACGAGCACTGGCTGGAGCAGCCGCAGGTTCTCCGGGCCCATGCCCGTCACCACCGCACCGGCGAACCGATGCCGGACGCCCTGTTGCAGAAGCTGCTGGCCGCGCGGACCTTCAACCAGGGCTTCGCCACCGTGGAGTACACGGCCTCGGCAATTGTCGACATGACGCTGCATCTCTCGGCCGAGGGCGAGGCGGGGCTGGACGTGCCAGCCTTCGAGGCCGAGGCGCTGCGCCGGATCAGCATGCCGGCCGAGATCAGCATGCGGCATCGGACGCCGCATTTCGCCCATATCTTCTCGGGCGACGGCTACGCGGCCGGCTACTACAGCTATCTCTGGTCCGAGGTGCTCGACGCCGACGCGTTCGACGCCTTCCGCGAGGCCGGCGACATCTTCGATCCGGAGACCGCGAAGCGCTTGCGCACCTTCGTGTACGGCGCCGGCAACCTCCGGGACCCGCGCGAGGCCTATACGGCGTTCCGCGGGCGGATGCCGAGCATCGAGCCGCTGCTGAAGAAGCGGGGACTTGCTGCCTGA
- a CDS encoding helicase HerA-like domain-containing protein codes for MGDGTILVGKSVRQDGPGKAENLALRLANRHGLVAGATGTGKTVTLQVLAEGFSNAGVPVFAADIKGDLSGIAAAGEAKPVFVKRAEELGVTYEPDRFPTVFWDLFGDQGHPIRCTVTEMGPLLLGRLLELNDTQEGVLNIAFRVADENQWPVIDLKDLRALLTFCSENLKAISGQYGNVSSASVGAIQRQLLVLENQGADKFFGEPALDLTDFMRTDRDGRGFVNILAADKLMQRPKLYASFLLWMLSELFEQLPEVGDLDKPKLVFFFDEAHLLFNDAPKSLLDAVEQVVRLIRSKGVGVYFVTQNPLDVPETVLGQLGNRVQHALRAFTPRDQRAVRAAAETFRQNPAFDVATAITELGVGEALVSFLEPKGTPSLVERALIAPPQGRVGPLTPQERAALIAQSPLRGRYESSVDNESAYEMLAKRKNLDAAPEAAASEGGLGGMLGGIFGSVFGTPATGKGARRPPQSLAEQVVSNAARSMARSVGREVGNAILRNVLGGLTKR; via the coding sequence ATGGGCGACGGGACGATCCTGGTCGGCAAGAGCGTCCGACAGGACGGGCCAGGCAAAGCGGAAAACCTGGCGCTTCGGCTTGCCAACCGGCACGGTCTGGTGGCCGGCGCCACCGGCACCGGCAAGACCGTAACGCTGCAGGTGCTGGCGGAAGGCTTCTCCAACGCCGGCGTCCCGGTCTTTGCCGCCGACATCAAGGGGGATCTCTCCGGCATCGCAGCCGCCGGAGAGGCCAAGCCGGTTTTTGTGAAGCGCGCCGAGGAACTTGGCGTCACCTACGAGCCGGATCGGTTTCCCACGGTGTTCTGGGACCTGTTCGGCGATCAGGGGCATCCGATTCGCTGCACCGTCACCGAGATGGGACCGCTGCTGCTCGGCCGCCTCCTCGAACTCAACGACACGCAGGAGGGCGTGCTCAATATCGCCTTTCGCGTCGCGGACGAGAACCAGTGGCCGGTGATTGACTTGAAGGACCTTCGGGCCCTCCTCACCTTCTGCTCGGAGAACCTGAAAGCGATCTCCGGGCAGTACGGGAACGTGTCCTCGGCCTCGGTGGGCGCGATCCAGCGGCAGTTGCTGGTTCTGGAGAACCAGGGCGCGGACAAGTTCTTCGGCGAGCCCGCCCTGGACCTGACCGATTTCATGCGCACCGACCGCGACGGGCGCGGCTTCGTCAACATCCTGGCCGCCGACAAGCTGATGCAGCGGCCGAAGCTCTACGCGTCGTTCCTGCTCTGGATGCTGTCCGAGCTGTTCGAGCAGCTTCCCGAAGTCGGCGACCTCGACAAGCCGAAGCTGGTGTTCTTCTTCGACGAGGCGCATCTGCTGTTCAACGACGCGCCCAAATCGCTCCTGGACGCGGTCGAGCAGGTCGTGCGCCTGATCCGCTCCAAGGGCGTCGGCGTCTACTTCGTGACGCAGAACCCGCTCGACGTGCCCGAGACCGTGCTCGGGCAGCTCGGCAATCGCGTGCAGCACGCGCTGCGGGCCTTCACGCCGCGCGATCAGCGCGCCGTGCGGGCCGCCGCCGAGACGTTCCGGCAGAATCCCGCCTTCGACGTGGCGACGGCCATCACTGAACTCGGCGTCGGCGAGGCGCTGGTGAGCTTCCTGGAGCCGAAGGGCACGCCATCGCTGGTGGAGCGGGCGCTGATCGCGCCGCCTCAGGGGCGCGTCGGCCCGCTCACCCCGCAGGAGCGGGCGGCGCTGATCGCGCAGAGCCCGCTGCGCGGCAGGTACGAGTCCAGCGTCGATAATGAGAGCGCCTACGAGATGCTGGCCAAGCGCAAGAACCTCGACGCGGCGCCGGAGGCGGCCGCCTCCGAGGGCGGGCTCGGGGGCATGCTCGGCGGAATCTTCGGCAGCGTCTTCGGTACGCCAGCCACGGGCAAGGGTGCACGGCGCCCACCGCAGAGCCTCGCCGAACAGGTCGTGTCCAACGCCGCCCGTTCCATGGCGCGCAGCGTCGGGCGCGAGGTCGGCAACGCGATCCTGCGCAACGTGCTCGGCGGCCTGACCAAGCGCTAG